The Amyelois transitella isolate CPQ chromosome Z, ilAmyTran1.1, whole genome shotgun sequence genome contains a region encoding:
- the LOC106130475 gene encoding protein SCAI, whose translation MGRMNPLEDRERKIIIEFCHLLEKSKQLFNGLRELPQYGHKTWHSYFGRTFDVYTKLWKFQQQHRSVLDSKYGLKRWQIGEIASKIGQLYYHFYLRTSDTAYLNEAFSFYYAIRGRCYYTQACKEDKCELMVKKLRYYARFIVVSLLLKKIKLVQELIKELDRQIIEYGNTYDPDDQMEWIVVVDEVKAFIQAEPVVTVHHPDNFTVIFSHRLSPLTVPPVEKSPYMSLSLQEVLIVGSANQVKFSELTMDMFRMLNSLEKELVCNPQLVFDESPHQQYIPTPCAPPSKGYNLESKPRPPPADNPHKYLLFKPTPAQVLVYLASGCYDLPPNGALLLYISADGQMAPQGKHPEDAAYEAGGLITTSKNDVYRENSRQESKSGPSTSKYKELQCLHPGDLYPFTRRPLFIIIESDNSYVFQSVPRHFGQPMIILMSPAEIPPPYQECRLQGSLFTLFLHSPLSAFCLITDIRDLTLSHWDEAMSVIDTFMIETTALMTRSRVDMMFINYMGDHFFRILLLRYVFCEVTLRNHRAFRARSHLPRSSPSLPEEISENPTLIHIMMDLAALLQVRNHFYSSHSDQAQGPVSKE comes from the exons ATGGGTAGAATGAATCCTTTAGAGGACCGCGAgcgtaaaattattattgaattttgtCATCTCTTGGAGAAGTCTAAGCAGCTTTTCAATGGATTAAG AGAACTCCCTCAATATGGCCACAAGACGTGGCATTCGTACTTCGGGCGGACATTCGACgtttacacaaaattatgGAAATTCCAACAACAACATCGCTCCGTCTTAGACAGCAAGTATGGCCTGAAGAGGTGGCAAATAGGAGAGATAGCTTCTAAAATTGGACAGCTTTACTACCACTttta TCTTCGAACAAGCGACACCGCGTACTTAAACGAGGCTTTCTCATTCTACTACGCCATAAGGGGGCGTTGTTATTACACACAAGCCTGCAAAGAGGACAAATGCGAACTCATGGTCAAGAAATTACGGTACTATGCAAGGTTCATTGTAGTGTCGCTACTACTCAAGAAGATCAAGCTAGTACAGGAGCTGATAAAAGAATTGGACCGTCAAATAATAGAATACGGAAACACCTACGATCCTGATGACCAGATGGAGTGGATTGTCGTTGTGGATGAAGTCAAAGCCTTTATACAAGCAGAACCAGTGGTTACCGTACATCATCCTGATAATTTTACCGTTATTTTCTCGCAcag GTTAAGTCCGCTGACTGTACCACCAGTGGAGAAGTCACCATATATGTCTCTTTCTCTGCAAGAAGTTCTTATAGTAGGCAGTGCCAACCAAGTGAAATTTTCTGAGCTAACTATGGATATGTTCCGGATGCTAAATTCTTTAGAAAAAGAACTGGTGTGCAATCCACAACTTGTATTCGACGAATCGCCCCACCAACAATACATTCCAACTCCATGCGCTCCGCCCAGTAAAG GTTACAATCTAGAAAGTAAGCCGCGTCCACCTCCAGCTGACAACCCTCACAAATACCTCCTCTTTAAACCCACTCCTGCGCAAGTGCTGGTCTACTTGGCCAGTGGGTGCTATGACCTGCCTCCGAATGGAGCCCTACTTCTGTACATCTCAGCTGATGGGCAAATGGCTCCCCAGGGAAAACATCCAGAAGACG CCGCCTACGAAGCTGGGGGGCTCATAACCACATCCAAGAACGACGTGTACCGGGAAAACAGCCGGCAGGAATCGAAGTCCGGACCCTCGACATCTAAATACAAAGAGCTGCAATGTCTTCACCCAGGGGATTTATACCCGTTCACCAGAAGACCTCTGTTCATCATTATAGAATCTGACAACTCATACGTGTTCCAAAGTGTCCCCAGACATTTTGGTCAGCCcatgattattttgatgtcGCCCGCGGAGATACCACCACCGTACCAAG AATGCAGACTACAAGGCAGCCTGTTCACGTTGTTCCTGCACTCCCCTCTATCAGCTTTCTGCTTAATCACGGACATAAGGGACTTAACGCTGTCTCATTGGGACGAGGCTATGTCCGTGATAGACACCTTCATGATTGAAACTACCGCTTTGATGACCAGGAGCAGAGTGG ATATGATGTTCATAAACTACATGGGCGACCACTTCTTCCGTATCTTGTTGCTTCGCTACGTGTTTTGCGAGGTGACCTTGAGGAACCACAGGGCTTTCAGAGCCAGGTCCCACCTTCCCAGGTCATCGCCAAGTCTCCCTGAAGAGATCTCTGAGAACCCAACGTTGATACACATCATGATGGATCTCGCAGCATTATTGCAG GTTCGGAATCACTTTTATTCATCACACTCTGACCAAGCACAAGGGCCAGTCAGCAAGGAATGA